A DNA window from Bos indicus isolate NIAB-ARS_2022 breed Sahiwal x Tharparkar chromosome 9, NIAB-ARS_B.indTharparkar_mat_pri_1.0, whole genome shotgun sequence contains the following coding sequences:
- the CCDC28A gene encoding coiled-coil domain-containing protein 28A isoform X1, giving the protein MEERKVKRRSPKSFSAHSTQVVNTKKNAIPVSKSTGFSNPASQSTSQRPKLKRVTKEKARPPGGEGRGAQAAPIQHSFLTDVSDVQEMERGLLSLLNDFHSGKLQAFGNECSIEQMEHVRGMQEKLARLNLELYGELEELPEDKRKAASDSNLERLLSDLEELNSSIQKLHLADAQDVPNTSTS; this is encoded by the exons ATGGAGGAGCGCAAAGTGAAGAGGAGAAGTCCTAAGTCCTTTAGTGCCCACTCTACTCAGGTTGTTAATACCAAAAAAAATGCCATTCCAGTTAGTAAAAGCACGGGGTTTTCAAATCCTGCATCCCAGTCAACTTCACAGCGACCAAAGTTAAAAAG AGTGACAAAGGAAAAGGCCAGACCTCCgggtggagaagggagaggcgCCCAGGCAGCCCCGATCCAGCACTCCTTCCTTACCGACGTCTCCGACGTCCAAGAAATGGAGAGGGGCCTGCTCAGCCTGTTAAACGACTTCCACTCTGGCAAACTCCAAGCATTTG GAAATGAATGTTCCATTGAACAGATGGAACATGTTCGGGGAATGCAGGAGAAATTAGCTCGCTTGAACTTGGAGCTCTATGGGGAGTTAGAGGAACTTCCCGAGGATAAGAGAAAAGCAGCCAGTGACTCTAATCTGGAGAGGCTTCTGTCTGAT CTAGAAGAATTGAATTCTTCCAT ACAAAAACTCCATTTGGCAGATGCACAAGATGTTCCAAATACTTCCACCagctaa
- the CCDC28A gene encoding coiled-coil domain-containing protein 28A isoform X2 — protein sequence MEERKVKRRSPKSFSAHSTQVVNTKKNAIPVSKSTGFSNPASQSTSQRPKLKRVTKEKARPPGGEGRGAQAAPIQHSFLTDVSDVQEMERGLLSLLNDFHSGKLQAFGDPQCFCPLFSFSRCLHHIFCMK from the exons ATGGAGGAGCGCAAAGTGAAGAGGAGAAGTCCTAAGTCCTTTAGTGCCCACTCTACTCAGGTTGTTAATACCAAAAAAAATGCCATTCCAGTTAGTAAAAGCACGGGGTTTTCAAATCCTGCATCCCAGTCAACTTCACAGCGACCAAAGTTAAAAAG AGTGACAAAGGAAAAGGCCAGACCTCCgggtggagaagggagaggcgCCCAGGCAGCCCCGATCCAGCACTCCTTCCTTACCGACGTCTCCGACGTCCAAGAAATGGAGAGGGGCCTGCTCAGCCTGTTAAACGACTTCCACTCTGGCAAACTCCAAGCATTTGGTGATCCACAGTGTTTCTGTCCACTCTTTTCCTTCTCAAGATGTTTGCATCATATTTTCTGCAT GAAATGA